The genomic DNA CAAGACAGCAAAATAAGTAATTATTTTCTCTCCTCAGTTCTGCTTGAAGGTAAACAGCTATTAACTGTTGTTACATTCTAGGCCttcaagaaaggaaaaactgttaaatgctttatttttctcctaGTAGTTTCAAAGACATCTTTAAAAGATAACTATTATATACAGCTGACAATCACTCTATGGTACTGCTGATAggaatataaatcaaaacaactgaaaatGTGCCCAGCTATCTAAGCTCTAAATGTGCTTATGTTTAatccatcattttttttctcaaggatTAATTTCTAGGAAAATAGGATAAATGCCTAAATATGCTTCAAATGTATGTAccgggctagagatatggctcagctgtccacagagcttgctgctcttctagaagacttgAGTTCACATCCCAGTACCCACACCAGACAGCTCACGATggtctataactctagctcccaagggtctgacaccttcttctggcttccatggcacTCGCATACATGAGTGCAAACACACactaacaaattaaaatttttataaaagctAATTGACTGCAAAATGTATAATGTACAGTGTACCATTGCTGACCCTTTTGGTCTATCACAATGTGGTATCATTCAGTCAGTTAAATAATAGTAGAATTATGAGATTTTTTTCGTTTTGAAGTAAATCAGAACAGattttagaattcaacaaaagtTAACTACCATCCTGAGAAGTCATTTAATTCTCTTACGTCATAGTTTCCTTATTTATAGTAACTATAAAGAGATGTAAGTTACTGATAAATAACAATCATAGTTCCTGTTTTTATTGCTGGTTCCAAGTTAACTGCTgtcaactttttgtttgtttttgttttgtttttttcaagacagggtttctctgagtagctgttctggaactcactttatagaccaggctggcctagaacttggaaATCTACTTGCCTTCTCctaccaagggctgggattaaagttgtgcactgCCAGCATCCAGTTCACTGACATTTTTAATAGTCAGAAATCAGTCATTCTAAACAAAACAGTTCATACCATATCAGCtatcaaaggttttttttttttttttttttttttagaatcagCAGGCATAAACTCATGTGTTCTGTCTCTGTGAACCCGAGCTtgtccctaaaaaaaaaaaaaaagtctgcaaaaTGTCAAATGGAGGTGGTTTTCATTCAGAATTAAATAAGATAATGTGAATAATTGAAAAGAATGCTCCCTAAGCACTTCAGTATAAAGAATCATTTAAGTATGTTGCTAGATTGGCTCATGCCTGACACAGTGCCATTAATCTAGTTGGCATATATTTGTGATTTGCATATTTTCACATTGACAGATTGTATGCTTTCCACCTGCATATTTGAAATTTGGTTTATGTATAATTGTTTGATGTTGATTTTGAGCTTTTCCCTTATTGTTATAAGAAGaacataattataaaattgtaatATATTGTTATCCCctttttcatcttgtttttaggAATGGAACATCACTAAGCTTTCCATTGAGTATGACTCTGAGCCTTTTGGGAAGGAACGAGATGCAGCTATCAAGAAACTGGCCACTGAGGCTGGAGTGGAAGTCATTGTGCGCATTTCACATACACTGTACGACCTGGACAAGTAAGTCTGTGCCTTTATTACAAGAAAATACATGATGACACTTAGCTTACCATCTTAGACATTTTTAACTACACTTTTGGGTGATATTAAGTACATATTTGAGTAaagttttaaatggaaataatagAATCAGAATTGTAGAAGAATTAAGTGGGTATATACCAAGCCCTTGGCATTTTACTTAgctacattgatttttttttcactcagtaATAATACCAAAATTGTAGACATAatgcataagataaaaatatttagcATTTCTGTTTTAAACTAAGAAATgctatttatacatttttattcaacTATTAACTCAACCACTATTGCCTTTCTGAGATGTCAGTATTATTAAATTTATACCTTGTTTGACACATCACTATAATTGACTTTGATATATTTTATGTGATTGTTATGTGTATAATAGTTTGTCCTTTTCTTTAGTTGAGATGAAAACTGAAGTAATATAACTGcccagctagagtcatctgaacaTGTTATCATGCCTGTCTGCCAGTGTGTTTATCGAAACACTAGCCAGTCCCTGGGATGCTTTGGCCGGCAAAGATTCTGTGGCCAAATTGAGCTTAGACTAGAAGTAACATGTGCTAAGAGTTTAGGAAGTTCATAAACTGTGTAAGTTTACAGTGACTTCTGTATGAAATTGtctttataaatatgaaaagatcACAATTTATGGGCCTTTAAATGATTTTACCTTTTAAACAAAACTTAATTCTATAAGTAACATAACTAAATTTACTTCTATTTGCAAGTGGATGGGAAAAAATCATGATTTGATTCAGGCAAATGTCTTACCCTGTTATTAACCTAGAAGTGCTAAGCCCTTTTGGTAATAAGAAGTGTACCAGTTCTCTTAACTTGAATGAGTGATTATAAGGAGGCAAAATAGGATAAGAGAAGTTGCTTCTAAGTGGGAAACTCAGCTATATtgtaaaattagtttttattggGTTGATTGTGAATATATACTCAAGGTTATCATACTTATATGTtatgtataaaaatgttttccatgaGTTCCAGTTGGCTACTAGATAATTAAGAGACACTTGATAGTGCCATTGTAACATCATTGCATTCATCAAAATTCATTATgtgtaaaccaaaacaaactttaCTTACAGCAGGAGACTAGATTTCCTGATGGTTTCTTTCTGTAAACGTAGTTGAGAAGAAATATACAaggtataaagaaaaatatataatgtttGGGATGAAGAAATACTTGATTAGCAATTTTATCAGTTATATGATCTTGGCTAATTTATTTAACCATCTGTAAATGATAAAGCTGAATTTAACCTGTAATTGTAAGCCAATAGCTGGAGTGAAGAAgtgtaattaattattttaaaacagtgtctAGTCTTACTGTAGACCTTTGGAAGTGCTGCTGGCTGTCCTTTCCCTAGAAGTATGACTACATTGCGGTGTCTAGTGGGCGGCAAGAGCTACATAATGTACTTAAATCTAAAGGACTTTGAATTTGGGGTGCATATATCCTTAGCATAGAAATTCCTCTTTATCCATGAGGAAGACATTTCAAAGCCCTGGTGGATGCCCAAAACCACCAATTACTTAGAACCCTGTGTACACTGTGCTGTCTGTTTAAATATTACACCATGATAAAACTTGATTTGTAAACTATAATAGGAACTCAACAATAGTATTGAACAGTTAGAAAGTATGCTACAATAAGTTATATGAATTTAGACATAATATTTTTGCAGCACAGGTGAACACAAGTAACtgaaaccatggaaaacaaaaGCTTAGATAGGGGTTGCTCTTGCATATAACAGAAAACGTGTACTGAAGTCTTTAACAAgggcacacacacaacagaaaacaGCAATATAGTCTTAACGAAAATTGATAAAGGAACTAGGGAGtcaaagatggaaaaataagGGGAGCAGATACATAGAATGAGAATGTCTGGAGACAGAAGGCACAGATGAGGGTTGTACTTGGGAGTTCCGCTACACAAGTAGATTTTATCTACTCTAGCCATAAAAGAGTAACAGACTGCAAATGTGCTCATTTGCTTTTCAGAATAACTATTATCTGTGTGTTTTCTGTAACATCATGATGTAACCCTCAGATAACACacagcaaattttatttttactgattaTTTTATGGTATAATTATCAGCCTGGTTTAGTTTTATTGGTGCCTCTGAGATCCCTTGAACTAGTTCATTTTTCACCTGTCCATTTATATCAGTTTTTATATACACAGCTTATAGGCTAGTTGAACCACTGTTAGTCTTTACCCATAGTCCTAAATATTTAACATCAATGTTTTGATGTTTGCATACTATATTATTTGACACATAGTAAATAGCTAAGAATTCAAGTGAATGATTTTTCAATTCATTAACtcttttaaacacattttctGGTCATATCAGAAGCTACATTTAAGAGGTCTTAATTGATAAATTTTCTGATATTAAGCCTTTTTGAGCATTTCAGTTGAAGCACATTGTCATTTACTAACTGTATTTTACTCACTCTTGTAATAGGATCATAGAACTCAATGGTGGACAGCCACCTCTAACTTATAAAAGATTTCAGACTCTCGTCAGCAAAATGGAGCCACTGGAGATGCCAGCAGAGACCATCACTTCAGATGTGATAGGAAAGTGCATGACCCCTCTGTCTGATGACCATGATGAGAAATATGGAGTCCCTTCCCTGGAAGAGCTAGGTGGGTACAACTCTTTATAAATATGGTATTTAGGGGTTAGTAATCCACCCAGAGTATATGAGCAGCACAAAGTGGACCTGATGGgttattaagaaaaacaaaaaagaacacgaAGTCAGGACGGGTGGGTCTGGGAAGCTTTAAGGGGATGGGTAAGGGgagtgagtatgatcaaaatatgttgtatgaaatgctcaaataattttaaaatctatttttaaagagttAATAAATCACTTAGAAAATTTCACttctaatgtatttttattggaCGAAAAGTAAAGGGGAAAATAAAGGAAACCCTCATACTCTCATACTTTATATATTCTATTACATGTGACCTGCTGTCACGTGAAGATGTGCATCCTCAAGATAAGAGCCATATTGTGGTCTCAGGGGTCTCATGTTGGGTGAGGGCAGTGCAGGCCTATGTAGACCTGTGTAATCCTGGGCAGGTCTCAGCAGTCCTGTGTAGTCCTGTGTAGTCCTGGGCAGTCCTGTGTAACCTGTGTAGTCCTGTGTAGGCCAGTGTAGTCCTATGTAGTCCTTTATGGGCCTGTGTAGGCCTATAGAGTTCTATCTTgctctcatcattttttttttccttcagagatTTGTTCCCCAAGTTACTGTGGTCaggcacaaaattatttttgtttcataatagtacaataatgatgatgattttcttctctgttttcttagGCTTTGATACAGATGGCTTGTCTTCTGCAGTGTGGCCAGGAGGAGAAACTGAAGCACTTACACGTTTGGAAAGACATTTGGAAAGAAAGGTACAATGTAGATCATATACACTGCTCACACTTTCCAAATGAGCTTTCCAAAATGATTTCAGTCTAGTGTGGAATGCATCAGGCACATGCAGGTGGCTTACCCAGAGGCTTTAAATCAAAGCATGGACAGCTGAAAAAAGACTAACAGAAGTGGTCAGAACAGTCACCATCAGTCACTTAAAtgccatttttcttcctcttgacTAGTGTCATGGTGTTGCTTCTGTGCTCCCCATCTATATCAGCTGACCATAACTGGAGCTAGAGCAGGATCATACCTATAGTTAGTAATGCTCCACTGTCCAAGACTCCAGCAGACTGCAGAAACCAATGGTAATACAAAGTCCTGTATTTGCCATGTTTCACTTATTTATTCTGTTATTATTCCTGTTAACACAGATTGATTGTACAAGACTCACATGCATTGATCATGTTTATCCTCTCCCCTTATAAACTCCTTTGCTGATAACTCTTACCCTTACACTCTCACATTGcctttaataaagcttgcttggttGTAAGTTAGACACATCGGGAAATTACTGCAGTCACTAATGGTAAAATAGAATGTTATGATCTATActgtctttttaatgttttccaactATCATTGTTTAACCATCTGAAAATCTTAGGAAAGGTAACAGTGGGCAAGGGGCACAGTTGTATTTGACTTTTCCCTCCATGTTCAAAGAGTCACATTGAAGGTGCTTCACACCTGATGCTGGGAATCTGAAGATTGTTTGTATCACATGAGCACATGGGTGGCTTCAGTGGAAGAAAACTCACCTTTTAAGTCCCTTTCTAAAATTACTAAGTCAGAACTTTGTAGTTGGGATAATAACATACTCCTTGAGGACTGCATCTTTTCAAATTCTCAGTTTtgaactgggggaggggggactgcACACATGCCACAGGGGTTCTTTCCTTTCATGCAAGGCTGGGGGCTTGAGCTCATGTCttaaggcttggtggcaggtactTTTACAAATTGCTGGGCTCTCTCATTAGCATAATTCTAACACTCTTAACATGATTGAAGAAGTTAATGTAACTATGTCTGTGTTTTTTCTAGGCCTGGGTAGCGAACTTTGAAAGACCTCGAATGAATGCAAATTCCTTGCTTGCAAGCCCAACTGGACTCAGCCCTTATCTCCGATTTGGTTGTTTGTCATGTCGGCTATTTTATTTCAAACTAACAGATCTCTACAAAAAGGTATTATCTGAAGTCAGAGCAGTTTTTTTTAATACTGTTCtgattaataataattttttctgATAATGCTTTATGCTTTTTAATTGCAGGTAAAGAAAAATAGTTCCCCTCCACTCTCTCTTTATGGTCAACTTCTGTGGCGTGAATTTTTCTATACAGCAGCAACAAACAACCCACGCTTTGATAAAATGGAAGGGAACCCCATCTGTGTTCAGATCCCATGGGATAAGAATCCTGAGGCTCTGGCCAAATGGGCAGAAGGCCGGACAGGCTTTCCATGGATTGATGCCATCATGACACAACTTCGTCAGGAGGGCTGGATTCACCATTTAGCCAGACATGCAGTTGCATGTTTCCTGACACGTGGTGACCTGTGGATCAGCTGGGAAGAAGGGATGAAGGTAGGTGTTCTGACTGATGTAGCATTTGAAGGAACCTATAGCTATTCAAAAACATTTGGGAGTGTGTTCTATACCTAGATGTGCCAGTGCACATCTGAAATCTGAGCagcctgggaggctgaggaaggagaaggCCATCTCGGGCTGCAGTGTGAGATGGGGAAGAGGTTGGTAGgatgatgtgtgtgtggaggagggtGGGAGGCACTTGCCTGTTTTGTATTATGGCTTTTCAGTGGATAAAGCACATAATGTCCACAGTGTAGACACAGTTTTCCAGAGCAAGGTATTAAAGTCAGACAGGAGCTAGTTAAATTGCTTAACTAAAAGTCATTTCTGTGGTTAAGCCAGCCTCCCTTTAAGAAAACTATTACTGTTCAGCACTTGACCTCTGCCCTTGTATGGTGGTGCAAGACTGTAATATCATGCAGCATGATAAACATGAGAAGATCTGGaacccaaggccagcctggactacatggtagGCTTATCTTTAAGAGTAAGAAAAGTAATTTATTGGGTTGATGTATTTATAGGTGAGAGTTTCTGTCATATTCACCTGTGAGATCTTAGAAATAGTGAGTTCCTGCTACATGAAGTTTAAGCTGTAAATCATTTTACCATTTTAGTAAGCCTTTCATACAGACATTGAAACATACTACATTCTCTAACATCACCATATAGTTATACAGAAgactttcatttatgttttaccTGGTGCTATCTCATGAATTCTGCCAATTCAAAGACTGTgtctttataaaaaacaaaagacttttGAAattaacatttgtgtgtgtgtgtgtgtgtgtgtgtgtgtgtgtgtgtgtgtgtgtgtgtgtgtaagtcagaggacaacttgtaagagttggTTCGTTCCACCTTGTgggttgtgggaattgaactcaggtcatcaggcttggcagcaagcactacccagtgagccatctcaccctCTCAAGGACTATttctaatccttttttttttgttgtttcattgttgggtttttttttttcatctcctaTATCTCCTAGCACCTATTTAACAagtttattaatatattatttagttatattttcttttggatcaaagaatttaaaatttaaactacaaTGCTGCATTGGCAAGCTCACTTTGTCTTATACCATGCTTCTAGACTTTCCTTTGTGATTTAGTTAGTAATgttactgatttctttctttctttttggtttttgttgttgttgttttgttttgattttgctgttgttgtttgttccttaaaaactgaaaagttttttttgagacacggtttctctatgtagccctggctgtcttagaattcattctgaagaccaggctagccttgaactcacagagatctgcctgcctctgtgcccaagtgctgggattaaagttgtgtgctaccaccacctggctattttcCCTGATGGTGAtggtacccacctttaatcccaatgctcaggaagcagaggcaagaggatctcattgagtttgaggccagcctggtctgcaaagagtagtccaggacagccagagctgttacacagagaaaccctgtctcataaaacaaaacaaaacaacaacaacaacaaaatctaatTTACTAGTAACTTATACTTCTTTAAAAGTCAGTGATCTGAGTAATTTTTTACTCTCCCTACAATAGCGCTTTCAAggttattgtcttagttacttttctattgtcatgacaaaacaccatgaccaaggaactTATAAAAGAGAGCTCTTAATTGGGGTCTCAGAGGGTAGTAGAATCTATAACCATCATGACCGGGAGCATGGTAGGCAGCAGGTAGGCAGGTGTGaaactggagcagtagctgagagcttacatctgatccacaagtacaaagcagagaaggaaagaaattgcACACATGGGaaatggcttttgaaaccttaagcccactgccagtgacacactgtctccaacaaggccatacttcctaatccttcccaaacagttccaccaacacacacacacacacacacacacacacacacacacacacacacacacacacacacacacctacttacCTCTGTGGGGGCCAATCTTATTCAATGTTCCACAATTATGAAAGTAAattctatccagaaaactgtatTTCTAATATATTCTTTTCCTGAAATTGCTTACTAGAACAGAACATTTATTTTGGAATGTTTAATTTTACAATTCTATTCAGATTCTTGTTTTGACTTTTGATCTACAGTGACCTTAAACATGCTGCTTTGAataattatgtgtgtgtaaattaatCAGTTACTGTTacttctgaaggtctttgaagaattacTGCTTGACGCTGATTGGAGCATAAATGCTGGAAGTTGGATGTGGCTGTCCTGTAGTTCCTTTTTCCAGCAGTTTTTCCACTGCTACTGCCCTGTTGGTTTTGGTAGGAGGACAGATCCCAATGGAGACTATATCAGGTACGGCAAAGGTGATGTTTGTGTGGTTTGAAATAGCTACTCCAAGGAAGagctttttcttcttaaataacaCTTAAGAGTATTTCCTAGTCTTTGGGGGACACAGTGACaacttttaatccctgcacagaggcaggctcatctctgaattcaaggtatTCTGTATTCTTGATGGGCAGCAGAGATGAAAAGAGTAAACACATCATTTAAGTGATACTGATTTGCTTTTTGTCGCTCATAGTTAATATTTGTTGTAATGTGCATATAGTGCAGTTCATTAAAAAATTCTCTTCTCCCAAAAGGCGTTATTTGCCTGTCCTAAGAGGCTTCCCTGCAAAATATATCTACGATCCTTGGAATGCACCAGAAGGTATCCAGAAGGTAGCCAAATGTTTAATAGGAGTAAATTACCCTAAACCAATGGTAAACCATGCTGAGGCAAGCCGTTTGAATATTGAAAGAATGAAGCAGATTTATCAGCAGCTTTCCCGGTACAGAGGGCTAGGTATGTCAGTCacaggttattttttatttgtctctgtcagatgtgtagctGTCATTGAATTTTGTCTTAGTCATAATTTAATAGGAAAATGTTTCCCTTTAGGTCTTCTTGCATCAGTCCCTTCTAATCCTAATGGGAATGGAGGGCTCATGGGCTATACTACTGGAGAAAATCTCCCAAGCTGTAGCGGTGGTGGAAGTAAGTGAGAAGTTTATATACTTGCTAATATAAAGAGGTTAATGAGTAAGCCTTATTGAAATAGgcattacttttttaaaagctttctttaaaattataaattgattgtgtatatgcatacaatgCATACAAGttatcttaggatttctattgctgtgaagagacatcatgactacagcaactcttacaaaggaaaacacgAATTGAAGCAGGCTCAATTataattcagaggttcagtccattatcatcatggcaggacatggcagcatgtaggcagacaagtTGCTAGAGAAGTAGTTGTTATatgttgatatgcaggcaacaagaaatagactgagacactgggtgataTGTtggagcatatatgagacctcaaagcccacctccacagtgacacacttcctccaacaaggccatacataTACATCCCTCTGTCTATTGGTAACATGTTAAAGATGCTAGAGTAGCTGAAGAATTTATCATATACCTGCCTCatcctttttttcacattttttcccTACAAAGTCTTGTCTGTGTTACTGGTTAGTTTCTTAgttaatttttaatgtatgtgacAGTAGTATCAAAAGTCAGTATGGGGGCTGGAgctatggctcagaggttaagagcactgactgctcttccagaggtcctgagttcaattctcagcaacgacacggtggctcacaaccacccgttatgggatctggtgccctcttctggcgtgcagatatacatggaagcagaatgttgtatacataataaataaataaaatcttaaaaaaaaaaaaaaagtcagtatgggctggagagagagttcggtggttaagagcacttactgctcttgcagaggacccaaatcaGGTTGCCAGAGCACATACtacaactgccagtaactccagcttcaggaatctgacaccctcttctggcctctttagaTACCTGCACACACCTTATATTACATAAAGACAAGCAGTAACACAgacaaacataaattaaaaacacatacctattttttaaaagtcagtctATATTGGAAATGAGTCATTATATGAGTTTTCTAAGGTTACAACCAAAACTCACACGAGGTTAAGTAACTTGATTCAAAAGAAAGCATCATTTCAGAAATGCTTTTTAAGGTA from Cricetulus griseus strain 17A/GY chromosome 1 unlocalized genomic scaffold, alternate assembly CriGri-PICRH-1.0 chr1_0, whole genome shotgun sequence includes the following:
- the Cry1 gene encoding cryptochrome-1 yields the protein MGVNAVHWFRKGLRLHDNPALKECIQGADTIRCVYILDPWFAGSSNVGINRWRFLLQCLEDLDSNLRKLNSRLFVIRGQPADVFPRLFKEWNITKLSIEYDSEPFGKERDAAIKKLATEAGVEVIVRISHTLYDLDKIIELNGGQPPLTYKRFQTLVSKMEPLEMPAETITSDVIGKCMTPLSDDHDEKYGVPSLEELGFDTDGLSSAVWPGGETEALTRLERHLERKAWVANFERPRMNANSLLASPTGLSPYLRFGCLSCRLFYFKLTDLYKKVKKNSSPPLSLYGQLLWREFFYTAATNNPRFDKMEGNPICVQIPWDKNPEALAKWAEGRTGFPWIDAIMTQLRQEGWIHHLARHAVACFLTRGDLWISWEEGMKVFEELLLDADWSINAGSWMWLSCSSFFQQFFHCYCPVGFGRRTDPNGDYIRRYLPVLRGFPAKYIYDPWNAPEGIQKVAKCLIGVNYPKPMVNHAEASRLNIERMKQIYQQLSRYRGLGLLASVPSNPNGNGGLMGYTTGENLPSCSGGGSCSQGSGILHYAHGDSQQAHLLKQGRSSMGTSLSSGKRPSQEEETRSVDPKVQRQSSN